The genomic interval GTGCCGCAGACCGTGCTCGCGCAGGGCCAGGCCGATTACGCGGTGGCCTGGGTCCCGAAGGCCCTGGCCTCCCGGGAAGCGGGCGCGGGCATCACCGAGGTGGCGCAGATCTTCCAGCGGTCGGGCACCAAGCAGGTGGCGTTCAAGTCCGACAATATCGCCAACGCGGCGGCGCTACGCGGCAAGACCGTCGGAAACTGGGGCTACGGCAATGAATTCGAACTCTTCGCGGGCATGACCAAAGCGGGGCTCGATCCCGCTCGCGACGTCAAACTCGTGCAGCAGCAGTTCGACATGAACGCTTTCCTCGCCAAGGACATCAACGCCGCCCAGGCCATGTCCTACAACGAGTACGCCCAGCTGTTGGAGACCAAGAACCCCGCCACCGGAAAGCTCTACACCGCAGACGATTTCACCACCATCGACTGGAACGACGCGGGGGTGGCGATGCTGCAGGACGCGATCTGGGCCAACACCGCGAAACTCGCGGATCCGGGATACCAGGACCAGACCGTGCGTTTCCTGGCCGCTTCCCTGAAGGGCTGGGCCTTCTGCCGCGACAACGTGGACAAATGCCGCGACATCACGGTCGCCGCGGGCAGCACGCTCGGCGCCAGCCACCAGCAGTGGCAGATCAACGAGGTGAACAAGCTGATCTGGCCGTCACCGGCCGGGATCGGGATGGTCGACCGGGCGGCATGGGATCGAACGGTGCGGATCGCCAAGGAAACCCGCAACGCCGAAGGTGCGACCGTGCTGCGCAAGGACCCCGACCCGAGCGCCTACACCAGCGAATACGTCACCAAGGCCCTGCAACTGCTGAAAGACGGTGGAATCGATGTCACCGGAACGGGTTACCAGCCCATCCAGGTGACGCTGACGGAAGGTGGGAAATGAGCGCAGCTGATCATGTCTTCTATCCCTGGAGCGTGCAGGGTGGCCCGAATCCGCCGATGATCACGGGGGCGTCCGGCTCCTGGTTCTGGGACGAGCACGGCAAGAAGTATCTGGACTTCTCCTCCCAGCTGGTCAACGTCAATATCGGCCACCAGCATCCGGAGTTGATCGCCGCCATCGTCGAGCAGGCGCAACTGCTGGCCACCATCTCACCCACCGTCGGCAATCAGGCGCGCAGTGAGCTGGCCCGGCTGATCACCGAACGCGCACCGGGACAACTGAATCGGATCCTGTTCACGACCGGCGGCGCGGAAGCGGTCGAGCACGCGGTGCGACTGGCGCGCAGCTGCACCGGCCGGACCAAGATGCTGGCCGCCTACCGTTCGTATCACGGCGGTACGGGCACCGCGATCGGCCTGACCGGAGAACCGCGACGCTGGGGCGCGGAGCCGAC from Nocardia goodfellowii carries:
- a CDS encoding ABC transporter substrate-binding protein yields the protein MTRPTRRLRACLALAVLAAAALTGCSTTEGDSGTTADGLTKVRLQLQWFKQGQFAGYLAAVDQGFYREQGLSVEILDGGTDIVPQTVLAQGQADYAVAWVPKALASREAGAGITEVAQIFQRSGTKQVAFKSDNIANAAALRGKTVGNWGYGNEFELFAGMTKAGLDPARDVKLVQQQFDMNAFLAKDINAAQAMSYNEYAQLLETKNPATGKLYTADDFTTIDWNDAGVAMLQDAIWANTAKLADPGYQDQTVRFLAASLKGWAFCRDNVDKCRDITVAAGSTLGASHQQWQINEVNKLIWPSPAGIGMVDRAAWDRTVRIAKETRNAEGATVLRKDPDPSAYTSEYVTKALQLLKDGGIDVTGTGYQPIQVTLTEGGK